One Syngnathoides biaculeatus isolate LvHL_M chromosome 4, ASM1980259v1, whole genome shotgun sequence DNA window includes the following coding sequences:
- the LOC133499256 gene encoding serine/threonine-protein phosphatase 2A catalytic subunit beta isoform, protein MEDKSFTKELDQWIEQLNECKQLSENQVRTLCEKAKEILTKESNVQEVRCPVTVCGDVHGQFHDLMELFKIGGKSPDTNYLFMGDYVDRGYYSVETVTLLVTLKVRFQERITILRGNHESRQITQVYGFYDECLRKYGNANVWKYFTDLFDYLPLTALVDGQIFCLHGGLSPSIDTLDHIRALDRLQEVPHEGPMCDLLWSDPDDRGGWGISPRGAGYTFGQDISETFNHANGLTLVSRAHQLVMEGYNWGHDKNVVTIFSAPNYCYRCGNQAAIMELDDTLKYSFLQFDPAPRRGEPHVTRRTPDYFL, encoded by the exons ATGGAAGACAAATCTTTTACGAAGGAGTTAGACCAATGGATCGAACAGCTAAATGAGTGCAAGCAGCTTTCGGAAAACCAAGTGAGGACACTCTGCGAGAAG gccaaGGAGATTCTGACCAAGGAATCCAACGTCCAGGAG GTGCGATGCCCAGTGACTGTGTGCGGCGACGTGCACGGCCAGTTCCATGACCTGATGGAGCTCTTCAAGATCGGTGGCAAGTCCCCCGACACCAACTACCTGTTCATGGGTGACTACGTGGACAGGGGCTACTACTCGGTGGAGACGGTTACACTGCTCGTCACGCTAAAG GTGCGTTTCCAGGAGCGGATCACCATCCTGCGAGGTAACCACGAGTCCCGTCAAATCACACAAGTGTACGGCTTCTATGATGAGTGCCTGAGGAAGTATGGCAACGCGAACGTGTGGAAGTACTTTACAGACCTGTTTGACTACTTGCCGCTCACCGCGCTGGTTGATGGACAG ATCTTCTGTCTCCATGGAGGCTTGTCGCCTTCCATAGACACCCTGGACCACATACGAGCTCTGGACCGCTTGCAGGAGGTCCCGCATGAG GGCCCTATGTGCGACCTGCTGTGGTCAGACCCCGATGACCgcggcggctggggcatctccCCCCGAGGTGCGGGTTACACCTTTGGGCAAGACATCTCTGAAACCTTCAACCACGCCAACGGCCTGACGCTGGTGTCGCGCGCCCATCAGCTGGTTATGGAG GGCTACAACTGGGGCCACGACAAAAATGTGGTGACCATCTTCAGTGCGCCCAACTACTGCTATCGCTGTGGGAACCAAGCGGCCATCATGGAACTGGACGATACCCTCAAGTACTCTTT CCTTCAGTTTGACCCGGCCCCCCGCCGCGGTGAGCCCCATGTGACCAGACGCACTCCCGACTACTTCCTGTGA
- the srp19 gene encoding signal recognition particle 19 kDa protein isoform X2: protein MAHLTKNPADKERFICVYPVYINSKKTLAEGRRIPAAKAVENPSCAEIRDVLTAAGVNVLVENKMHPREWNRDLQFKGRVRVQLKQEDGTLCHNRFSSRKDVMLYVSEMIPKLKSRTQKGGSGDGGSQQSDGKKTKKKKK, encoded by the exons ATGGCACATTTAACGAAGAACCCCGCCGATAAGGAGCG GTTCATCTGCGTTTATCCCGTCTACATCAACAGTAAGAAGACACTCGCTGAAGGACGAAGAATCCCTGCTGCGAAG GCAGTGGAGAACCCTTCATGCGCCGAGATTCGTGATGTCCTGACAGCTGCCGGCGTAAACGTCCTGGTGGAG AACAAAATGCATCCCAGAGAGTGGAACCGTGACCTGCAATTCAAAGGTCGAGTCCGAGTTCAGCTGAAACAGGAGGATGGCACCTTGTGTCACAATAGGTTCTCATCGC GTAAGGATGTGATGTTGTACGTGTCCGAGATGATTCCCAAGCTGAAGAGTCGTACGCAGAAGGGCGGCAGCGGCGACGGCGGCTCACAGCAGAGTGAcggaaagaagacaaaaaagaaaaagaagtga
- the srp19 gene encoding signal recognition particle 19 kDa protein isoform X1, giving the protein MTCSIKLNKYATFSTTDMQCWASYLEMFICVYPVYINSKKTLAEGRRIPAAKAVENPSCAEIRDVLTAAGVNVLVENKMHPREWNRDLQFKGRVRVQLKQEDGTLCHNRFSSRKDVMLYVSEMIPKLKSRTQKGGSGDGGSQQSDGKKTKKKKK; this is encoded by the exons ATGACGTGTTCaataaaactaaacaaataCGCCACTTTTTCGACTACAGATATGCAGTGTTGGGCCAGCTACTTGGAAAT GTTCATCTGCGTTTATCCCGTCTACATCAACAGTAAGAAGACACTCGCTGAAGGACGAAGAATCCCTGCTGCGAAG GCAGTGGAGAACCCTTCATGCGCCGAGATTCGTGATGTCCTGACAGCTGCCGGCGTAAACGTCCTGGTGGAG AACAAAATGCATCCCAGAGAGTGGAACCGTGACCTGCAATTCAAAGGTCGAGTCCGAGTTCAGCTGAAACAGGAGGATGGCACCTTGTGTCACAATAGGTTCTCATCGC GTAAGGATGTGATGTTGTACGTGTCCGAGATGATTCCCAAGCTGAAGAGTCGTACGCAGAAGGGCGGCAGCGGCGACGGCGGCTCACAGCAGAGTGAcggaaagaagacaaaaaagaaaaagaagtga
- the rsph14 gene encoding radial spoke head 14 homolog isoform X1 → MTGVHIDPSRAPVAFGRLAIPELFAQLVEPDAARRLRALASLCDLTHDPERLYQVVTEGFLDQLEVLLKDGDPAVRTRTCELLHLITSHNIARQALLSSPLLARLSQLLDDPSPLCRTRAHRVINSLALLPAGANALQNLVPKLMLKLQEEKEEKEEEVQALLLSTLSCCSRLDAGPALSHRGVTLIGRKLSHACSNIRREAAGAMMALSVPVEGKRQVCEAAVLPILADLLQDQDVDVQANAAGAIMNTVVITTGKHQCLELDVLPVLLQLLSERKQDMEEEQRRKALVLYSLRALTSLAEAPDGRQRLLLQLPLLVGRSEPPEEDADIRRAARTAVNVVTWTP, encoded by the exons ATGACGGGCGTTCACATCGACCCGAGCAGAGCTCCGGTAGCCTTCGGGCGGCTGGCCATCCCGGAGCTGTTCGCTCAGCTGGTGGAACCCGACGCTGCCAGGAGGCTGCGGGCCCTCGCGTCCCTCTGCGACCTCACACACGATCCGGAGCGCCTCTACCAGGTGGTCACGGAAG GTTTTCTGGACCAGTTGGAGGTTCTTTTGAAAGATGGCGATCCGGCTGTGAGGACCAGAACCTGCGAGCTTCTGCACCTTATTACCAGCCACAACATTGCGAG ACAAGCCCTCCTGTCCTCGCCCCTCCTAGCCCGTCTGTCTCAGCTCTTGGATGACCCGTCGCCCCTCTGCAGGACTCGCGCGCACCGTGTGATAAACAGCCTGGCGCTGCTGCCTGCAG GTGCCAACGCTCTGCAGAATCTGGTTCCCAAACTGATGCTGAAGCtgcaggaggagaaggaggagaaggaggaggaagtgcaGGCCTTGCTGCTGTCCACGCTCAGCTGCTGTTCGCGGCTGGACGCCGGCCCCGCCCTGTCCCACCGCGGCGTCACGCTCATCGGACGCAAGCTCTCGCACGCCTGCTCCAACATCCGGAGGGAGGCGGCGGGGGCCATGATGGCACTCAG CGTTCCAGTGGAGGGGAAGCGTCAAGTATGCGAGGCAGCAGTACTTCCTATCCTGGCCGACCTCCTACAAGACCAGGACGTTGATGTGCAGGCCAACGCCGCAGGTGCCATCATGAATACGGTGGTCATCACGACAG GTAAGCACCAGTGTTTGGAGCTGGACGTCCTCCCTGTCCTTCTGCAGCTTCTCTCAGAACGCAAACAGGACATGGAAGAGGAGCAGAGGAGGAAGGCTCTGGTCCTGTACTCCCTCAGAGCACTCACGTCACTTGCTGAGGCCCCAGACGGGCGGCAACGCCTGCTTCTACAGCTCCCCCTGCTGGTGGGGAGGAGCGAACCCCCGGAGGAAGATGCAGACATCCGGCGTGCCGCTCGCACCGCTGTTAATGTTGTCACCTGGACTCCGTGA
- the rsph14 gene encoding radial spoke head 14 homolog isoform X2, whose product MTGVHIDPSRAPVAFGRLAIPELFAQLVEPDAARRLRALASLCDLTHDPERLYQVVTEGFLDQLEVLLKDGDPAVRTRTCELLHLITSHNIARQALLSSPLLARLSQLLDDPSPLCRTRAHRVINSLALLPAGANALQNLVPKLMLKLQEEKEEKEEEVQALLLSTLSCCSRLDAGPALSHRGVTLIGRKLSHACSNIRREAAGAMMALSVPVEGKRQVCEAAVLPILADLLQDQDVDVQANAAGKHQCLELDVLPVLLQLLSERKQDMEEEQRRKALVLYSLRALTSLAEAPDGRQRLLLQLPLLVGRSEPPEEDADIRRAARTAVNVVTWTP is encoded by the exons ATGACGGGCGTTCACATCGACCCGAGCAGAGCTCCGGTAGCCTTCGGGCGGCTGGCCATCCCGGAGCTGTTCGCTCAGCTGGTGGAACCCGACGCTGCCAGGAGGCTGCGGGCCCTCGCGTCCCTCTGCGACCTCACACACGATCCGGAGCGCCTCTACCAGGTGGTCACGGAAG GTTTTCTGGACCAGTTGGAGGTTCTTTTGAAAGATGGCGATCCGGCTGTGAGGACCAGAACCTGCGAGCTTCTGCACCTTATTACCAGCCACAACATTGCGAG ACAAGCCCTCCTGTCCTCGCCCCTCCTAGCCCGTCTGTCTCAGCTCTTGGATGACCCGTCGCCCCTCTGCAGGACTCGCGCGCACCGTGTGATAAACAGCCTGGCGCTGCTGCCTGCAG GTGCCAACGCTCTGCAGAATCTGGTTCCCAAACTGATGCTGAAGCtgcaggaggagaaggaggagaaggaggaggaagtgcaGGCCTTGCTGCTGTCCACGCTCAGCTGCTGTTCGCGGCTGGACGCCGGCCCCGCCCTGTCCCACCGCGGCGTCACGCTCATCGGACGCAAGCTCTCGCACGCCTGCTCCAACATCCGGAGGGAGGCGGCGGGGGCCATGATGGCACTCAG CGTTCCAGTGGAGGGGAAGCGTCAAGTATGCGAGGCAGCAGTACTTCCTATCCTGGCCGACCTCCTACAAGACCAGGACGTTGATGTGCAGGCCAACGCCGCAG GTAAGCACCAGTGTTTGGAGCTGGACGTCCTCCCTGTCCTTCTGCAGCTTCTCTCAGAACGCAAACAGGACATGGAAGAGGAGCAGAGGAGGAAGGCTCTGGTCCTGTACTCCCTCAGAGCACTCACGTCACTTGCTGAGGCCCCAGACGGGCGGCAACGCCTGCTTCTACAGCTCCCCCTGCTGGTGGGGAGGAGCGAACCCCCGGAGGAAGATGCAGACATCCGGCGTGCCGCTCGCACCGCTGTTAATGTTGTCACCTGGACTCCGTGA
- the rsph14 gene encoding radial spoke head 14 homolog isoform X3 produces the protein MTGVHIDPSRAPVAFGRLAIPELFAQLVEPDAARRLRALASLCDLTHDPERLYQVVTEGFLDQLEVLLKDGDPAVRTRTCELLHLITSHNIARTRAHRVINSLALLPAGANALQNLVPKLMLKLQEEKEEKEEEVQALLLSTLSCCSRLDAGPALSHRGVTLIGRKLSHACSNIRREAAGAMMALSVPVEGKRQVCEAAVLPILADLLQDQDVDVQANAAGAIMNTVVITTGKHQCLELDVLPVLLQLLSERKQDMEEEQRRKALVLYSLRALTSLAEAPDGRQRLLLQLPLLVGRSEPPEEDADIRRAARTAVNVVTWTP, from the exons ATGACGGGCGTTCACATCGACCCGAGCAGAGCTCCGGTAGCCTTCGGGCGGCTGGCCATCCCGGAGCTGTTCGCTCAGCTGGTGGAACCCGACGCTGCCAGGAGGCTGCGGGCCCTCGCGTCCCTCTGCGACCTCACACACGATCCGGAGCGCCTCTACCAGGTGGTCACGGAAG GTTTTCTGGACCAGTTGGAGGTTCTTTTGAAAGATGGCGATCCGGCTGTGAGGACCAGAACCTGCGAGCTTCTGCACCTTATTACCAGCCACAACATTGCGAG GACTCGCGCGCACCGTGTGATAAACAGCCTGGCGCTGCTGCCTGCAG GTGCCAACGCTCTGCAGAATCTGGTTCCCAAACTGATGCTGAAGCtgcaggaggagaaggaggagaaggaggaggaagtgcaGGCCTTGCTGCTGTCCACGCTCAGCTGCTGTTCGCGGCTGGACGCCGGCCCCGCCCTGTCCCACCGCGGCGTCACGCTCATCGGACGCAAGCTCTCGCACGCCTGCTCCAACATCCGGAGGGAGGCGGCGGGGGCCATGATGGCACTCAG CGTTCCAGTGGAGGGGAAGCGTCAAGTATGCGAGGCAGCAGTACTTCCTATCCTGGCCGACCTCCTACAAGACCAGGACGTTGATGTGCAGGCCAACGCCGCAGGTGCCATCATGAATACGGTGGTCATCACGACAG GTAAGCACCAGTGTTTGGAGCTGGACGTCCTCCCTGTCCTTCTGCAGCTTCTCTCAGAACGCAAACAGGACATGGAAGAGGAGCAGAGGAGGAAGGCTCTGGTCCTGTACTCCCTCAGAGCACTCACGTCACTTGCTGAGGCCCCAGACGGGCGGCAACGCCTGCTTCTACAGCTCCCCCTGCTGGTGGGGAGGAGCGAACCCCCGGAGGAAGATGCAGACATCCGGCGTGCCGCTCGCACCGCTGTTAATGTTGTCACCTGGACTCCGTGA